In a single window of the Porites lutea chromosome 14, jaPorLute2.1, whole genome shotgun sequence genome:
- the LOC140924247 gene encoding uncharacterized protein, with translation MAILPEKYACLFIDASWRDLLTAYSFSTTSAQVRRQLQRKIEELFGGSEQWLVCLSIRTALDAFLAVMRFPVGSEVIFTAINIPDMVSVVERHGLKVVPVDLDLDTLAPKPELVELAVTDKTVAILAAHLYGKWINLEKVFQVAHDHGLYVLEDCAECFQGLKRKGHQLSDVSFFSFGSIKHYTSFGGAVVGVKNPEILQKMRSKVEEYPIQDQWTYFKKLVCYSLLMMGGFNNSLFNWFFINTFHMLGFKYKEYFISVLRAFPGGVTIDKLRLQPSAMLLRFMLYRLRHISEKDFRTIKLKGDFVSQNLPKNVFVPGKKADITSYWLFPLVVDNPDEVVRELEKEGVEAYRGATQLSTVFRTKEVGQREDAKKEESSVDAELHLANLLPETSAVTALNMSSASDLPKPSGTLRSSNMTSAQFMCSPPSASGTGTSSSLSRVKDDVLFPHNAKYLIDHVVYLPVHKRVSFWYLEHICRAVENVMRKRKGVKIADTKNVLFQSKL, from the exons ATGGCAATCTTACCCGAGAAATATGCGTGCCTCTTCATCG ATGCTTCTTGGAGGGATCTTTTAACAGCTTATAGCTTTTCAACAACCAGTGCTCAAGTAAGGAGAcaacttcaaaggaaaatagaagaattGTTTGGTGGATCTGAACAATGGCTTGTCTGCTTATCAATCCGAACTGCTTTGGATGCGTTTCTTGCCGTCATGAGGTTTCCAGTCGGCTCAGAAGTAATCTTTACGGCGATAAATATTCCAGACATGGTGTCAGTTGTCGAACGTCATGGACTAAAGGTTGTACCAGTTGATCTAGATCTCGATACATTAGCACCAAAGCCTGAACTGGTCGAGCTGGCTGTAACAGACAAAACTGTCGCCATTTTGGCAGCGCACCTTTATGGCAAATGGATCAATCTGGAGAAGGTTTTTCAAGTTGCTCATGATCATGGTTTGTACGTTTTGGAAGACTGTGCCGAGTGCTTCCAGGGATTGAAAAGAAAAGGTCATCAACTCTCTGACGtgtctttttttagttttggttcAATAAAGCACTACACATCTTTCGGAGGAGCAGTTGTGGGCGTAAAAAACCCTGAAATCCTCCAAAAAATGCGTTCAAAAGTGGAGGAATATCCCATTCAAGATCAGTGGACTTACTTCAAGAAACTTGTCTGCTACTCTTTGCTAATGATGGGCGGATTCAATAACTCCCTTTTCAACTGGTTCTTTATCAATACCTTTCATATGCTTGGATTTAAGTATAAAGAGTACTTCATCTCAGTTTTGCGAGCTTTCCCTGGTGGGGTAACTATTGATAAACTTCGTCTACAACCATCTGCCATGCTACTGAGGTTTATGCTATACCGACTGAGACATATCAGTGAAAAAGATTTCCGTACTATCAAGTTGAAGGGTGATTTTGTAAGCCAGAATCTGCCAAAGAATGTGTTTGTTCCTGGGAAGAAGGCAGACATAACTAGCTATTGGCTTTTCCCTCTTGTTGTG GATAATCCAGATGAGGTGGTAAGGGAACTTGAAAAAGAAGGTGTAGAAGCTTACAGGGGTGCAACCCAACTCTCCACTGTTTTCAGAACAAAAGAGGTTGGACAAAGAGAAGATGCCAAGAAAGAAGAGAGCAGTGTAGATGCTGAACTTCATCTTGCTAATTTGCTCCCTGAAACAAGCGCTGTTACAGCCTTGAATATGTCTTCTGCATCAGATTTACCAAAACCAAGTGGGACACTAAGGTCGTCAAATATGACATCTGCGCAGTTTATGTGTTCTCCGCCCTCAGCCAGTGGCACGGGAACAAGCAGTTCCCTTAGCAGAGTAAAGGATGATGTTTTGTTTCCTCACAATGCTAAGTACCTGATAGATCATGTTGTGTACTTGCCTGTTCATAAGAGGGTTTCTTTCTGGTACCTTGAGCACATTTGCCGCGCTGTGGAGAATGTGATGCGAAAGAGGAAAGGAGTGAAAATTGCTGATACCAAAAATGTCCTTTTTCAGTCAAAGTTGTAG